In the genome of bacterium, the window GCCCCTCTAAGAGGGCACAAGTAAGCAATCCCTTTATATCTCCCTCGCAGACGGTAGCTACGGGCGTTCGTTTCCCCTCGCTATCCTCCCCGAAGGGGAGAAAGGCAGGGATGGAGCAGGCATCAACGCCGTAAATCTCCGATAGCTCCGGCTGACACTTGATTGAAACTCCCACAATTCTCTCCCCCTTCAGTTCCTCCAATCTATCCTTGCTGGCGAGATAAAGTGCTACCTGCTTTCGAAAAATCTCGGGTGTGAGCATATTTCCATCATATTTGATTTTAGCGCCGTTTTCCTTCAACCAATTGACGAATCCTTCAATCCTTTGAGGATTGTTGCTCTCTATATCCTCCGCCTTCTTAATCAGGATGTATTGGTCCTCGCTCAATATATCTCCCACGAGGAAGCTCTTTAGGAAGGGTATATCGTCCTGCAAATGCTCCATTCTCAGACAATAAGAGCCGCCCCAGAGAAGGAAGGAAGATTTCCTCAACCTTTGAAGAGCAAGCATCCCCCTTGCCCACTTGGCTACTTCCTCTTTATCCCCCAAAACGCGATGATGGGTGAGGGATATTCCCGCCTCCCAAAGGGAGGCACCAACCGCGGATACGCATACCGAGCCAGCCCAAGTTGGGTCAGCCTCAGCGAAGAGAAGGGTGGGCAAATTAAGGGAGCGAACGAGATTTAAGGGAAGTTGGGGTTCAGTCCAATGCCAGAGCCCAAGGATTAAACAATCAGCAGAATCCCTTTTCAATATCTCCCCTGCCTTCTCCACTTCCTCAGTGGAACGAATGCCGAAGAATTCGCTATCACCTTTAACCTCATCCATTGGGTCCACTACGCTGAATCCTTTTTCTATGAGGAAATTCTTTAGCTGATTATGATGTTCTCTTATATAATTTTCCCTTTCCTCAGCAAAGGCTGTTGGGCGAGGGTCTGTGAATGAAACGATTCCTATCTTCATTTCCTACCCTCCTTTCAGGGATTGATTGAATTTCTCCACTATTTGGCTCACCAATTTCAATCGCTCGTAGGGAGTATCGGGTGGCGGTTCATCGGATACACCGAGTATGAGGCGAGGATAAAAGAGCTCTATAATTCTTTCGGTAGTTTTTATCAGTTCTTCCTCGGGATAATGGGGAAGGAAGAGGATGGCGGGAATGCCGTCCAAAAGGACGAGCTCCCCCATAGCTTCCTTCAATTCCTCAATGGTCACATCGCCTTGTGGGATTGGGGTCGCAGCTTCTATTCCATCGCAATGGGTGTCTTTTAGATAAGGTAGAAGGGGCTTCAATGAGCCATCCATATGAATGTGGGTGAATTTTCCCGCTTTCTTAAATTTCGCGTTCCATTTTTGATAGTAGGGGATATGGTATTTTTTGAAAAGGGAGGGAGGGTCAAGATTTGCATCTATGTTCTCACCGAAATTGAATATCGGCATAGGGGAGGAGATCACTACATCAAGCATTCTCTCAAGCGATTCCTCAGCTACTTTTAAATAATGCTCCATTTCATTCGGATAATCTTGGAGTGCGTAGATTGTGTTTTCAAACCCCATATAGGTAACGATTAATTCTTGCAAAGGAGAGCGAGAGAAGAAGCATTGGGGCACGCCCCTATCGCCAACCCTCTCCAAATCTCTCTGCAAGGCTTCGTAATCAAAATAGTATTCAGCATCCTGTAGAATGTACTCCAGAATCTTCAGGTCGTTGATATCCTTCACCCTATATTCTTCAGGATAAGCTGAGAGATTGTAATGTGTATAGCGGAGAACCTCCCTTAAAGAGCCAATAGGAGTTTCCCAAGTTTGGACGAGATGAACATCATCCGCCCAATAGGCATTGTGCTTGACATTTTTATAACGCACCCTTATGGGATTAGTGAAATAACGAATGGAGGCGTTTAGGTCATCGTAAACATCCTCTAAGGTAGCGGTTTTAAATTGAGGTGGGAGAGTATCTCTCCTTTGATTAACCCAGAACCAAAACTCAATACGAGGTTGCCAAATAACGCCTCCTGGGTCCTCTCCTTTGAATACCTTTAAAATCATCTCTCGGAAAGACATCTTTTCCATCAAATCACGCCCAACAAAATCTTTTTGCTTTTGGGTGGAAGTTCGTCTATATTCTTTATCTCATATTGCAAACCTTCCGTATCAGTGATGATTATGTGTCCATCCTCAACTTCCTTAACGCTCTCGTGGAGGGAACGAGTAGAGAATTCCTTGACCCCTCTATCCGTCTCCACCTTCCACTTTGAGCTGCCGAACCGCTCTCTAATCCAAAAAATCTTTTTTATTTGGGGGATGAAGAAGACAGTGTCAAGCTCCTCTAAGATATTTTTTTTGGATTCCTCGTCCAATTTATTCAAATCCTCAACCATACCGATTTGTTTGCCGTGCTCGGTGAGGAAAACGATGTAGTTCTCGGGATTTGTAAGTGGGAAGGCGTGCTTAACCCTTATTGGATAATACACCTCCTCTTCGTATCTGAGCTCCAGGGCTCCGCCTTCCCGGCGGACGACCCTGACCTTGTTGGGCTCCAGTACTCTAATTTGGGACTTTTCCCTCTCAGACGCCGATTGCGACAAGGCGAGACATCTCCCTCTGCAACTTCACAAGCTGATAGTAGATTCCCTTCTTCTGCAGGAGCTCTTTATGGGTGCCCATTTCCGCGATTCTCCCATCCTCAATTACTATTAACCTGTGAGCGTTGCTTAAAGTTGAAAGGCGATGGGCAATGGCGAAAACTGTCCTCCCTTGCATCAAGCGGTCAAGGGCCTCCTGAATCTGCTTCTCCGTTTCCGTATCTACAAGAGAAGTCGCCTCGTCAAGAATGAGTATGCGGGGATTCTTCAGTATAGCCCTCGCTATAGCAATCCTTTGCCTCTCGCCTCCCGAAATCATCACCCCCCTCTCACCTATTGGTGTATCGTAGCCGTAGGGGAGATTCATAATGAACTCATGAGCGTTTGCCGCTTTTGCAGCCTCAATAATCTCCTCCAAAGTGGCATCGGGCTTCCCATAGGCTATATTCTCCCTGACAGTGCCAGCGAACACATAGGCATCCTGAGGGACAATCGCAATCTGACTGCGCAGGTCCCTCAATCTTATCTTCCTTATATCAACGCCATCTATGAGGACTTGCCCTTCTTGAGCTTCGTAGAATCTGCAAATGAGATTGATTATAGTGGTCTTCCCCGCTCCACTTCTCCCCACCAGCCCGATTATCTCCCCAGGCTTGACCTCAAAAGACACATTGTGCAAGACGGGGAGATACTTATCGTAGCCAAAAGTGACATTGCGAAACTCAACCCTGCCCTCAATTCTCGGCATAGGGATGGCATTTTCATCGTCAAGCACCTCAGGGGGCGTATCCAAGATCTCAAATACTCGCTCGGTTGCGGCTAAGGCGCGATTCAGCCAATTTATCACCCTGGTAACAGCTTGAATTGGTCCGAGAATCATAAAGGTGTAAGAAATGAAGGCTTGCAAAGTTCCCATTGACATATGATATGGGTCAAGAATAAGCTGCTTGCCTCCGAAATACCACACCAAGAGAGGAGTGGCACCGAAGAGGAAGAAGAGGGGAGGCATATAGGTTGCCCAGAGTTGTTCTGCCCAAATGGTATTCCAAGTTAGTTCCTCTGCCCTTTCCTTGAACCTTTGTGCCTCCCTTTCCTCCTGGGCGAATGCTTTCACAACTCTAATGCCAGCGAGAGCGCTATTCAAAACAGCGATGACCTTTGACCATCTATCCCAAACTCGGTGGAAGAGGCGATGGATTTTTCTCCCCATAAACCTTGTAAGAAAAGCTACGGCTGGAGTAGGAACGAGAACCAACAGTGCAATCCGCCAGTTTAAAGATATCATAACCGCACCTATCCCCAACAAGAGGACCATCTGGGAAAAGAGGAAGGGGATGTGCCATCCGAGGAATTCCTGCAGAGCGCTTGTATCCTGCGTAACCCTGCTCATCACCGCCCCAACTTGTCTCTTATCGTAATAACTCACGCTCAAAAATTGGAGATGCTCAAAGAGCTGCCTTCTGATATCAAATAGAACTCTGTTGCCTAAAAACGCGTATATCCTTTGCTGGAAGATGCTGAGGAGCATTGAACCGATGCCCAAGCCAGCCATCAATAGAACATATGCTTTGAGCAACGCCAATCTCGTTTCTGTGGGCGTTGGTTCTCTTACTACAAGCGCTTTATCAATCATATTTCGGCTCACGAGGGGCGAGATTACTTCAAAGGCAGTCCCTAAAAGGAGAAGCGATATGAGAATCAAGATGGTGGGATAATAGGGTTTGATATAAGAGAGGAGCCGGCGAACAACTGCTCCCTTCGGGGAGCATTGGGGGCAAATGCCGGAGACTGGGTCAACGGGAAATCCACATTTAGGGCAAACCTTCCTGGTTTCTTCCTCGGCCACTATATCGGGAGGAATCTGTCCCTCATTAACGAGCTTTCCAAGGGCATTTGCTGCTACTTGGAACTTGCGAGCCGTGGCGGTAGTAAAGCGGAGGAGACGCCTCTCATAACCATCGGAACAGGCGGAGAAAAATCCTCCTCCAATTCCTACCTCTGCTTTAAAAAACTTGTAATCTTTTAAGGGCAGGGATTGGAGGAGCTGGGGCTTCGTGTCAGTTGAAATTACGAGGATTTTCTCCTTTGTGGCGATAAGCCATGTGGGTGAGAAATGTCCCTTCTCGTTGAGGTCGCTTTGGAGGGCAAGGAGGATTTCCTCCTCCGTAACCCCTTGCTCTCTTAGGAGCTCTTTTATAGTTTCAGGTATTTCCTCCTTCAAAGCCATAATTAATCACCTTTAAAGAATTATAGAATAGCTTTTAAACAAGTCAAATAAAAGTCAAACGAAAAATGGGAAAGAGATTGCTTTGCTCCTCTCAATCTATCTCACTTTTTGCCATTTGCTCGCTTCTCTTCAGAATTTTAAAGAGCATAAAATTTATTTTTAACAGAAATAAATTTTGAACTTTTTTAAGAAAATCTCGTCTTATATATTTGGATAGACAAGCGGCTTTTCTCGCTTGTTCCCTTGCTCGGCTGAGGTGGGAGCCACGTTTAAGCGTGGCTCCCACCTAATTTCTATTTCCTCAATACGCGTAAATCAAATATCCCACCAGCCATCTTCCCCGCTTCAGCCCGAAACTTAACCTCTACCTTGTCTTTGCCCTTTGTCAATTCCTCGGGTATCGGATATATCACATAAAAGAACCTTCCAGGCTTATTTCTCTTCAACTCCTGCTTTCCTATCACAACCCCGTCAATCAGAATATCAAAAACCCTCCCTCCCGCATCGCTTCCCCAATATTTCACCGCCAGCTGATTTTCCCTATCGGGCTCAACCCTCATCACGTAAGAGAACCAACCTCCATCTACTGAGTGACGCCAATGTTCAGCCCCAAACACACCCGCTCCCGTCTTCTCCCCCTTCAAATTATGTTCCTTCTCCGATTTCTCATTTCCTATCAAAACCCTATCAATCGTTCGTTCTTCAATATCTTTGATCAATTCCTGCTCCGCCTTTATCTCCTTCTCCCTTTCCCTCCATTCGGATGGAGTGAGGAAATCCCAATATACCGTGTAGCGTCTATCGTGAAGAAGATATAAGGGATAGAGCTCCACATCCCTGGGTTTTCCCACTCCAACGGTTCGGAAGTGAAGTGGTTTCCCTTTTACTGGCTTTAGCCATTCATCTAACGGTTTGTCTTGTGTTACGAAGGCGGGAACGATTGGCTCAGGCTCTTCAGGAGAGCCTAAATCTCCGGCGAGGACAATCGGTCCGTAAAGAATGGCTTGCCTATTGGGATTGTCGGGCAGAGCCTCCGTATGCAATCCCATCGGTAAACGAAGCTCTATTCTATCGCCCTTTTCCCATACCCTTCTGAGCGCAATATAGCTTCCGGGCATTGCACTTATGGGGTATTCCTCTCCGTTGACGCTCAATAGAGGAGTACCTTTGACCCAACCAGGGGCACGGACATAGATGGTGAGCTCAATGGGCTTGGAGGGAGAAAAGAGGAGGCTGACATTTTCCTCCTCGGGAAATTTAGTCTCCAAGCGTAGCGTGAGGTTCTTTTCCTTCCACATGAGCTCGGAGGGAATGAAGAGGTTGACAAAAAGGGCATCATCTCTATGGAAATAAATGAACTCGCCATACCGGGCATGGTTTTCCATTCCCGTTCCAACACAGCACCAAAAGGAATCAAATGGAGTGGAGTAAACCTTGAATGCCCCGGGACGAAGGGGAAGATAATAAATCATCATACCAGTTTTCGGATGTTGGGAGGCGAGGATGTGGTTATAAAGGGCTCTTTCATAGTAATCCGCTTTCTCGGCGGAGGGTTGCCAGCTAAAGAGATGCTTTGTGAGTTTTAGCAAGTTATAAGTTTTGCAAGTTTCTGCCGTGTTGTCAGTGAGGCGGTCGTTTAATTGGTCGGGAGGGCCGAATACCTCGCCGGAGGTGAATCCTCCCACGACATAGGAATGATGCTGAACCACCCTATCCCAAAAGAATTCCGAGATAATACGATATTTTCCCTCGCCGGTGAGCTCGTAAAGCCTGGCCATGCCTATTACCTTAGGGATTTGCGTGTTTCCGTGGAGACCTGGCAGGCAATCTATTCCCTTTAGGAGGAGGTCCATTACGGCTTGATGATAGAAGCGTTTAGAAAGAGCGAGATATCTTTCATCTTTTGTCCTTGCGTAAAGCTCTGCAAGAGATTCAACCATTCCCCCATGTTCATTTGAGAGCATCTGTTGAATTTGTTCTTCATTGAGGTTTTTCAGGGTAGCTTCAACCCAATCGGCAAGCTTGCAGGCTATTTTGAGAGCCTTCTCGTTTCCGCAATAGCGATGGGCATCCAATAGACCAGCTAATAGCTTATGGATTACATACCAGGGCGCCCAGAAATGGAGGTAGGGTTCAAGATTTCCCTTTGAGAGTTCCTCAAACATCTTCTTGCCCTCGGGGATAGCTGAAAGATATCCATCGCCGTGCGCGTTCTGGCATCCCTCCAACTCATCAACTATATAAGCGACCCTTTGGCGGAATCTCTCGTCTCCTGTATCGGCGAACATCATAGAGCAGGCGGAGAGATAATGCCCGAGGGTATGTCCTGCCACTTGAGTTGATTCCCATCCGCCGTATTTGGGAGCTTTGGGTTTAAGGTTTGCCTCTTCTCGGAAGCCGGCGAGGAGGCGGTCGGGTTCAAGGCTGAGGAGATATTCGGCATCCAATTGCATGGCTCTTTTGAAAGGGCTATCCAGGAGCTTAACAGCCTCAAGGGGGAAAGGCTTAGCTGGAGGGATAAAGCCTTCAGAGGGGTAAGCGATGTGAGGGAAATTCATAAGCACCACCAACTTTATGATTTTGTAGATAAGCGAAGATGTTTTCATTTTGTTGTATTTTAATTCAGAGTAAACAGGAAATCAATTATAAAAATTTGAACCTCCAAAAGAGAGGGGGGAGGCTTTAAAGCCTCCCCCCTCTCCGCGGTTCCTGATTAGCTTGGCTGGTTACTTCTTCAGCTGAGAGGTAGAGGTGGAGCTCACTGAAATGCTGCCCGTGCCACCGGATTCAAGCTCCTTAAAGCTCGCCGTTAGAGTCATTTTCTCCTCAGATTTAACTATTCCAATGTCCAAAGCCAGCCATACGGTGTTTGTGGCGGAGAGGTTCCATGATGTCACCTGCACATTTTCGGGGGCAGTTTCCAGCTTAACATTTGTGAACTGGTAGACAACTTTGTAGCAAGTAAAGGTACCGGCGGGAACAGTTATGGTCTCCGTTCCGACCAAAGTTGCCATCAAATCAGCTGAAAAGACCGCATCTTCCTCCTCTTCTCTTATTTGTCCAACCTTCCAAGAAGTTGCGCCAGCTTTGAAAATGAGCAACGGCTCGGGGTAAGCTTGGATTGGACCCCATTCCGTGTTCTCTTTGTCCTGCCAGCCCCACATTTTAA includes:
- a CDS encoding fucose isomerase, with amino-acid sequence MKIGIVSFTDPRPTAFAEERENYIREHHNQLKNFLIEKGFSVVDPMDEVKGDSEFFGIRSTEEVEKAGEILKRDSADCLILGLWHWTEPQLPLNLVRSLNLPTLLFAEADPTWAGSVCVSAVGASLWEAGISLTHHRVLGDKEEVAKWARGMLALQRLRKSSFLLWGGSYCLRMEHLQDDIPFLKSFLVGDILSEDQYILIKKAEDIESNNPQRIEGFVNWLKENGAKIKYDGNMLTPEIFRKQVALYLASKDRLEELKGERIVGVSIKCQPELSEIYGVDACSIPAFLPFGEDSEGKRTPVATVCEGDIKGLLTCALLEGLQPSTPALFGDLKYISDDYIIISNCGASSIFYASHSNSAKDTLPHLTIAPQCQGKAGGAFGYDGKEGILTVARLTRIDREYVMQMGRGKALPMREEIKKNILWGNTWPHIAIDLGVSRKRLVQIVGANHLCAIVGDFIDELKFACREAGIEVQEFSQGS
- a CDS encoding DUF1854 domain-containing protein, whose product is MSQSASEREKSQIRVLEPNKVRVVRREGGALELRYEEEVYYPIRVKHAFPLTNPENYIVFLTEHGKQIGMVEDLNKLDEESKKNILEELDTVFFIPQIKKIFWIRERFGSSKWKVETDRGVKEFSTRSLHESVKEVEDGHIIITDTEGLQYEIKNIDELPPKSKKILLGVI
- a CDS encoding ABC transporter ATP-binding protein, whose product is MALKEEIPETIKELLREQGVTEEEILLALQSDLNEKGHFSPTWLIATKEKILVISTDTKPQLLQSLPLKDYKFFKAEVGIGGGFFSACSDGYERRLLRFTTATARKFQVAANALGKLVNEGQIPPDIVAEEETRKVCPKCGFPVDPVSGICPQCSPKGAVVRRLLSYIKPYYPTILILISLLLLGTAFEVISPLVSRNMIDKALVVREPTPTETRLALLKAYVLLMAGLGIGSMLLSIFQQRIYAFLGNRVLFDIRRQLFEHLQFLSVSYYDKRQVGAVMSRVTQDTSALQEFLGWHIPFLFSQMVLLLGIGAVMISLNWRIALLVLVPTPAVAFLTRFMGRKIHRLFHRVWDRWSKVIAVLNSALAGIRVVKAFAQEEREAQRFKERAEELTWNTIWAEQLWATYMPPLFFLFGATPLLVWYFGGKQLILDPYHMSMGTLQAFISYTFMILGPIQAVTRVINWLNRALAATERVFEILDTPPEVLDDENAIPMPRIEGRVEFRNVTFGYDKYLPVLHNVSFEVKPGEIIGLVGRSGAGKTTIINLICRFYEAQEGQVLIDGVDIRKIRLRDLRSQIAIVPQDAYVFAGTVRENIAYGKPDATLEEIIEAAKAANAHEFIMNLPYGYDTPIGERGVMISGGERQRIAIARAILKNPRILILDEATSLVDTETEKQIQEALDRLMQGRTVFAIAHRLSTLSNAHRLIVIEDGRIAEMGTHKELLQKKGIYYQLVKLQREMSRLVAIGV
- a CDS encoding glycoside hydrolase family 127 protein, with product MKTSSLIYKIIKLVVLMNFPHIAYPSEGFIPPAKPFPLEAVKLLDSPFKRAMQLDAEYLLSLEPDRLLAGFREEANLKPKAPKYGGWESTQVAGHTLGHYLSACSMMFADTGDERFRQRVAYIVDELEGCQNAHGDGYLSAIPEGKKMFEELSKGNLEPYLHFWAPWYVIHKLLAGLLDAHRYCGNEKALKIACKLADWVEATLKNLNEEQIQQMLSNEHGGMVESLAELYARTKDERYLALSKRFYHQAVMDLLLKGIDCLPGLHGNTQIPKVIGMARLYELTGEGKYRIISEFFWDRVVQHHSYVVGGFTSGEVFGPPDQLNDRLTDNTAETCKTYNLLKLTKHLFSWQPSAEKADYYERALYNHILASQHPKTGMMIYYLPLRPGAFKVYSTPFDSFWCCVGTGMENHARYGEFIYFHRDDALFVNLFIPSELMWKEKNLTLRLETKFPEEENVSLLFSPSKPIELTIYVRAPGWVKGTPLLSVNGEEYPISAMPGSYIALRRVWEKGDRIELRLPMGLHTEALPDNPNRQAILYGPIVLAGDLGSPEEPEPIVPAFVTQDKPLDEWLKPVKGKPLHFRTVGVGKPRDVELYPLYLLHDRRYTVYWDFLTPSEWREREKEIKAEQELIKDIEERTIDRVLIGNEKSEKEHNLKGEKTGAGVFGAEHWRHSVDGGWFSYVMRVEPDRENQLAVKYWGSDAGGRVFDILIDGVVIGKQELKRNKPGRFFYVIYPIPEELTKGKDKVEVKFRAEAGKMAGGIFDLRVLRK